One window from the genome of Desulforamulus ruminis DSM 2154 encodes:
- a CDS encoding (deoxy)nucleoside triphosphate pyrophosphohydrolase — translation MHTLVVTAAVIFKGDQVLIAQRKKNADHGLKWEFPGGKLGYGEEPREGLRREIREELGMEIEVGDIFEVVSHLYGERHILLLCYSCRWLGQAPETRDCKDFRWLTPEEMTGYNFTEADLPVVQKLQRRTNWAR, via the coding sequence ATGCATACATTAGTGGTTACGGCCGCCGTTATTTTTAAAGGGGATCAAGTGCTGATCGCCCAGCGCAAAAAGAATGCCGATCACGGGTTGAAATGGGAGTTTCCCGGCGGAAAACTCGGTTACGGCGAGGAACCCAGGGAGGGGCTGCGCCGGGAAATCCGAGAAGAACTGGGCATGGAGATTGAGGTGGGCGACATCTTTGAAGTGGTTTCCCATCTTTATGGTGAGCGTCATATTTTGCTGCTGTGTTATTCCTGCCGCTGGCTGGGGCAAGCTCCGGAAACCAGGGACTGTAAGGATTTCCGCTGGTTAACCCCGGAAGAAATGACCGGTTACAATTTTACCGAGGCAGACCTGCCGGTGGTTCAAAAATTACAAAGGCGAACAAATTGGGCACGATAA
- a CDS encoding HAD family hydrolase produces the protein MTIHTVLFDLDGTLIDSLPLIQKTYQKVFDLMQIPWGNAEVMTLIGLPLKEIAVQFAGEDRWEDFLKRYQYHYALEHDEMTRMYPGTLEMLEVLKDKGCSMGIVTSKSRAGALRSTSYLGLDRYMEVIITAEDVTRHKPQPDPVLKALEEMKAQAQTTAYVGDSPFDILAAKQAEVVSIGVTWGMAEGKQLARHEPDHLLEGWEDLFGLI, from the coding sequence ATGACCATCCATACCGTATTGTTTGACCTGGACGGCACTTTAATTGATTCACTGCCGCTTATTCAAAAGACCTATCAAAAAGTTTTTGATCTGATGCAAATCCCCTGGGGCAATGCCGAGGTGATGACATTAATCGGTCTTCCCCTCAAGGAGATTGCCGTTCAATTTGCCGGAGAGGACCGTTGGGAGGATTTTTTAAAACGCTACCAGTATCATTATGCTCTTGAGCATGATGAAATGACCCGTATGTATCCCGGTACCCTGGAAATGCTGGAGGTCTTAAAAGATAAAGGCTGTTCCATGGGAATTGTAACGTCCAAAAGCCGTGCCGGAGCCCTGCGCAGTACCAGCTATCTAGGGTTGGACCGGTATATGGAAGTTATCATTACCGCAGAAGACGTCACCCGGCATAAGCCCCAGCCAGACCCGGTTTTAAAGGCCCTTGAAGAGATGAAGGCCCAAGCCCAAACCACCGCTTATGTAGGGGACAGCCCCTTTGACATTCTGGCCGCAAAGCAGGCTGAAGTGGTTTCCATTGGGGTTACCTGGGGCATGGCCGAGGGGAAACAACTGGCCCGGCATGAACCCGACCATCTTTTAGAAGGCTGGGAGGATTTATTTGGCCTGATTTAA
- a CDS encoding alpha/beta fold hydrolase — MWGLIIFIHGMGHNPSREYWSGWAKNLRPHLIEQGVQARDLCFDGIYYYDLVPQPGDGWKKLISLFSRDFFEEMKEDVWQNMTREELLRLTKRGPLDALIDLVVDHFGDIFCYLLDDKTYVAVNQRVYQTLEQTGRPVTLVAYSLGSMVAFCALQRNKQIHPRIKHFITVGSPVFWFRRWIRRRADLGQKPLPAPWTNLAGRLDIACPHLLSLNCRPDAQVECLLDQYNPIKGHLAYIHHPQGLKTLARAVAGKKE; from the coding sequence GTGTGGGGTTTGATTATTTTTATCCACGGCATGGGGCATAACCCCAGCCGAGAATACTGGAGCGGGTGGGCTAAAAACCTCCGGCCTCATTTAATAGAGCAGGGAGTGCAAGCCAGAGATCTTTGTTTTGACGGAATTTATTATTATGATCTGGTTCCCCAACCCGGAGACGGTTGGAAAAAGTTGATTTCTCTGTTTTCCCGGGATTTTTTTGAGGAAATGAAAGAGGATGTTTGGCAAAATATGACCCGGGAGGAGTTATTGCGATTAACGAAACGGGGCCCCCTGGATGCCCTGATTGATCTGGTGGTGGATCATTTTGGCGATATTTTCTGCTACCTGCTGGACGATAAAACCTATGTTGCGGTGAACCAAAGGGTTTACCAGACCCTGGAGCAGACCGGAAGGCCGGTAACCCTGGTAGCCTACAGTCTGGGTTCCATGGTGGCCTTTTGCGCCCTGCAGCGAAACAAGCAAATTCACCCTCGGATTAAACATTTCATTACCGTTGGCAGCCCGGTTTTCTGGTTCCGCCGTTGGATACGCAGGCGAGCCGATCTGGGCCAAAAACCGCTTCCCGCCCCCTGGACCAATTTGGCCGGTCGGCTGGACATTGCCTGCCCCCACTTGTTGAGCCTGAACTGCCGGCCGGACGCTCAGGTGGAGTGCCTGTTGGATCAATACAATCCAATTAAGGGCCACCTGGCTTATATTCACCACCCCCAGGGATTAAAAACACTGGCCCGTGCCGTGGCCGGGAAAAAAGAATAG
- the nikC gene encoding nickel transporter permease, with amino-acid sequence MSQANAVLTTDDPMEQAYSPLTDFWRRLRKNKLAMVSLVFLVALTLVAVFAPLVAPYDPYLSDLPTALEGPSASHLLGNDELGRDIFSRIIFGARVSLKVGLIAVGIALSVGLVLGSLAGYYGGRLDNVIMRFMDIMLAFPSLLLAIALLAILGRGVENAIIAIGIVSIPEYARIVRGSVLSIKENEYVQAARAIGNRDLQIIFKHILPNVIAPIIVRATLGISTAILETSALGFLGLGVAPPIAEWGTMLGSGRGYMNNAPHLVFFPGIAITLTVMAFNLLGDGLRDALDPRLKR; translated from the coding sequence ATGTCTCAAGCAAATGCAGTCTTAACAACCGATGATCCAATGGAGCAGGCCTACTCTCCCCTGACGGATTTCTGGCGCCGGCTGCGCAAAAATAAACTGGCCATGGTGAGCCTGGTATTTCTGGTGGCTTTAACCCTGGTGGCGGTTTTCGCCCCCCTGGTGGCACCCTATGACCCTTACTTAAGCGATTTACCCACTGCCCTGGAGGGACCCAGCGCCAGTCACCTGCTGGGGAACGACGAATTGGGCCGGGATATCTTCAGCCGCATTATCTTCGGCGCCCGGGTTTCCCTGAAGGTGGGCCTCATTGCCGTGGGCATTGCCCTGTCGGTGGGCCTGGTGCTTGGTTCCTTGGCCGGGTACTACGGAGGGCGACTGGATAATGTCATCATGCGCTTTATGGACATTATGCTGGCCTTTCCCTCCCTGCTGCTGGCCATTGCCCTGCTGGCCATTTTAGGCCGGGGTGTGGAGAACGCCATTATTGCCATCGGGATTGTGTCCATTCCCGAATATGCCCGGATTGTCCGGGGGTCCGTACTATCCATAAAAGAAAATGAGTATGTACAGGCGGCCCGGGCCATTGGAAACCGGGATTTACAAATCATTTTCAAACACATTCTGCCCAACGTCATTGCCCCCATCATTGTCCGGGCCACCCTGGGCATCTCCACCGCCATTCTGGAAACCTCCGCCCTGGGTTTTCTGGGGCTGGGTGTGGCGCCGCCCATTGCCGAGTGGGGCACCATGCTGGGAAGCGGACGTGGTTATATGAATAATGCACCGCATCTGGTGTTTTTCCCCGGTATTGCAATTACCCTGACGGTTATGGCCTTTAACCTGCTGGGTGACGGACTGCGGGATGCACTGGATCCCCGGTTGAAACGCTAG
- a CDS encoding ABC transporter ATP-binding protein yields the protein MTETLLQVKDLKTHFFLEDGVVPAVDGVSFHLNRGETLAVVGESGSGKSITATSIMRLIPSPPGRIVEGEILFNGNDLLKMTEKEMRGIRGNRISMIFQEPMTSLNPVFRVGQQISESLILHQGLNKKEALEKSVEMLRLTGIPSPEKRVHDFPHQMSGGMRQRVMIAMALCCRPELLIADEPTTALDVTIQAQILELMLELKEQLGMAIMMITHDLAVVAEMADRAVVMYCGKLVEESPVLNLFDKPLHPYTRGLLKSIPGVEDQKEKLYMIEGMVPPLTHLPAGCAFAPRCPEAQPRCHQERPTLREISPGRRVSCWLYEGGAE from the coding sequence ATGACAGAAACATTGCTGCAAGTGAAAGACCTGAAAACCCACTTTTTCCTGGAGGACGGGGTGGTGCCGGCGGTGGACGGAGTCTCCTTTCATTTAAACCGGGGAGAGACCCTGGCGGTGGTGGGGGAATCCGGAAGCGGCAAAAGCATTACGGCTACTTCCATCATGCGTTTGATTCCCAGTCCGCCGGGACGGATCGTAGAGGGCGAAATTTTATTTAACGGCAATGACTTGCTGAAAATGACCGAGAAGGAAATGAGAGGAATCCGGGGCAACCGCATCTCTATGATTTTTCAGGAACCCATGACCTCCTTGAACCCGGTTTTTCGGGTGGGGCAGCAGATTTCCGAATCTCTTATCCTGCATCAGGGTTTAAACAAAAAAGAGGCTTTGGAGAAGAGTGTTGAAATGCTGCGGCTTACCGGAATTCCCTCGCCGGAGAAAAGGGTGCATGATTTTCCCCACCAGATGAGCGGAGGCATGCGCCAGCGGGTAATGATCGCTATGGCTCTCTGCTGTCGTCCGGAGCTGTTGATTGCCGATGAGCCCACCACCGCTCTGGATGTGACCATTCAGGCCCAAATCCTGGAACTGATGCTGGAGCTGAAGGAACAACTGGGCATGGCCATCATGATGATTACCCACGACCTGGCGGTGGTGGCCGAGATGGCCGATCGGGCCGTGGTGATGTACTGCGGCAAACTGGTGGAGGAATCCCCGGTCTTGAATTTGTTTGATAAGCCGCTGCATCCTTATACCCGGGGATTGTTAAAATCCATTCCCGGTGTTGAGGATCAGAAGGAGAAACTTTATATGATCGAGGGCATGGTACCGCCCCTGACCCATCTGCCCGCCGGCTGCGCCTTTGCTCCCCGCTGTCCGGAGGCCCAACCCCGCTGCCATCAAGAACGGCCAACCCTCCGGGAAATATCGCCCGGCCGCAGGGTCAGTTGTTGGCTGTATGAAGGGGGGGCTGAATAA
- a CDS encoding ABC transporter ATP-binding protein: MSVLVHVNNLTKYFPVHRGMFGKEVGQVKAVDGLTFDIREGETLGLVGESGCGKSTTGRLILRLLEPTAGSVTFAGQNVFEAGSKEMRNLRRDMQIIFQDPYASLNPRMSVGDIIAEPIRLHKLAAGPEVQKKVEHLLSCVGLAAYQARRYPHEFSGGQRQRVGIARALALNPRLIICDEPVSALDVSIQSQVLNLLKDLQQEFGLTYLFIAHGLNVVKHVSDRVGVMYLGKMVELAGDEELYQNPLHPYTQALLSAIPVANPRVKKERIILAGDVPSPVNPPQGCRFHTRCFNCQDVCRHHEPVFKRIKPGHWVACHLVREEI; this comes from the coding sequence ATGTCGGTACTGGTCCATGTAAACAACCTGACCAAATATTTTCCTGTGCACCGGGGCATGTTTGGTAAAGAGGTGGGGCAGGTAAAGGCGGTAGACGGCCTGACCTTTGACATTCGGGAGGGGGAAACCCTCGGCCTGGTGGGAGAGAGCGGCTGCGGCAAGTCCACCACCGGCCGCCTGATTTTGCGCCTGCTGGAGCCTACGGCCGGCAGTGTGACATTTGCCGGGCAGAATGTTTTTGAGGCCGGCTCCAAAGAGATGCGAAACCTGCGCAGAGATATGCAGATTATCTTTCAGGACCCTTACGCCTCCCTGAATCCCCGCATGTCGGTGGGAGATATTATTGCCGAGCCCATCCGGCTGCATAAGCTGGCTGCGGGGCCCGAGGTGCAAAAAAAGGTGGAACATCTGTTATCCTGTGTGGGTTTGGCTGCTTACCAGGCCCGCCGCTACCCCCACGAGTTCAGCGGCGGTCAGCGTCAAAGGGTGGGGATTGCCAGAGCCCTGGCGCTAAACCCCAGGCTGATCATCTGTGACGAACCGGTTTCAGCCCTGGATGTATCCATCCAGTCCCAGGTATTAAACCTGTTGAAGGATCTGCAGCAGGAGTTCGGCCTGACTTACTTGTTTATTGCCCATGGTTTAAACGTGGTAAAACACGTCAGCGACCGTGTTGGAGTGATGTACCTGGGTAAGATGGTGGAACTGGCCGGAGACGAAGAATTATACCAAAATCCGCTGCATCCTTATACCCAGGCGCTGCTTTCAGCCATTCCGGTAGCCAATCCCAGGGTTAAAAAGGAACGGATCATTCTGGCCGGGGATGTGCCCAGTCCGGTTAACCCGCCTCAAGGCTGCCGTTTTCATACCCGCTGTTTTAACTGCCAGGATGTCTGCCGGCATCACGAGCCGGTATTTAAAAGAATTAAACCCGGTCACTGGGTGGCCTGCCATCTGGTCCGGGAAGAAATATAA
- a CDS encoding sensor domain-containing diguanylate cyclase, which yields MNLTNEVVNKVKALVQMNEKLTQLHWIVAQVAGENNLHTMYNLILNGFMQIAEVPGCHFILLDENGKFLDIVKRCLENNSFCTCPSSREIFSQQSKLALNELSFPHSDYCSGCQEHCPIRNLQIYHLNGRDGNPLAILCAHHFEPPRYNEENTMILELFTIQVSLALENALLNKKLKNLSITDALTGLYNHRYFVERLHLELNTCCKTAGEMCLMMLDVDDFKGYNDTYGHPAGDEVLKIMAKTFTENIRPKDIVARYGGEEFAFILPHTSLQEGIALGEKIRRAIESRTFPLRQVTASLGIAHFPTHSRDSDHLLKLADTALYMAKTGGRNKLIAPDF from the coding sequence ATGAACCTGACGAATGAAGTGGTGAACAAGGTAAAAGCGTTGGTCCAGATGAATGAGAAGTTGACACAGCTACACTGGATCGTAGCTCAAGTGGCAGGGGAAAACAATCTTCATACCATGTATAATTTAATTTTAAACGGCTTCATGCAGATCGCCGAGGTTCCAGGCTGCCATTTTATTCTTTTGGATGAAAACGGCAAGTTCCTGGATATTGTGAAACGTTGCCTGGAGAATAATTCCTTTTGCACTTGTCCGTCCTCCAGGGAAATCTTTTCCCAGCAAAGCAAGCTCGCCCTTAATGAATTATCTTTTCCCCATTCTGACTATTGTTCCGGTTGTCAGGAGCATTGTCCGATCCGCAATTTACAAATCTATCATCTGAACGGCAGGGACGGTAATCCTCTGGCCATTCTATGCGCTCATCATTTTGAACCGCCCCGGTATAATGAAGAAAATACCATGATTTTAGAATTATTTACCATCCAGGTCAGTCTGGCTCTGGAAAACGCCCTGCTCAATAAAAAGCTGAAGAACCTGTCCATTACCGATGCCTTAACCGGTCTCTATAATCACCGTTATTTCGTGGAACGCCTTCATTTGGAATTAAACACCTGTTGTAAAACCGCCGGGGAAATGTGCCTGATGATGCTGGATGTAGATGATTTTAAAGGTTATAACGATACTTACGGACATCCCGCCGGCGATGAAGTCTTAAAAATTATGGCCAAAACCTTTACCGAAAATATTCGTCCCAAAGACATTGTAGCTCGGTACGGCGGAGAGGAGTTCGCCTTTATCCTTCCCCATACTAGTCTGCAGGAAGGCATCGCCCTGGGTGAAAAAATCCGCCGGGCCATTGAGAGCCGAACCTTCCCCCTGCGCCAAGTTACCGCCTCCCTGGGCATTGCCCATTTTCCTACCCATTCCCGGGATAGCGATCACCTGTTGAAACTGGCGGATACCGCCTTATACATGGCTAAGACCGGCGGTCGCAATAAATTGATCGCCCCTGATTTTTAA
- a CDS encoding ABC transporter permease, with product MLNYIIKRILLLFPVLFGISLFVFLVLRLFTADPAAMMLGQHATAEQVASLREELGFNKPLYVQFGVFLSQIVQGDFGRSLMTRAPVTDELLTRFPATIELAVAAMLIAIVVGVTIGVISAVKQYSFFDYFSMVGALLGVSMPIFWLGLMLIILFSVTLGWLPVSGRIAVGMEPATITHFYLLDSLLTGNWYAFKSALSHLILPAVALASYSMAIIARMTRSAMLEVIRQDYIRTARSKGLVETVVVFKHALRNALVPVVTVIGLQMGSLLGGAVLTETVFSWPGIGSFVVNAILAGDFPVVQGGVIMVATVFVVVNLIVDVLYAYLDPRIKYS from the coding sequence ATGTTAAATTACATTATAAAAAGAATCCTGCTGTTGTTTCCGGTACTCTTTGGAATAAGCCTTTTCGTGTTTCTGGTGCTGCGCCTTTTCACTGCGGACCCGGCGGCCATGATGCTGGGCCAGCATGCCACCGCCGAGCAGGTGGCCTCCCTGCGGGAGGAACTGGGCTTCAACAAGCCTCTGTACGTTCAGTTTGGAGTATTTTTAAGCCAGATTGTTCAGGGGGACTTTGGCCGTTCCCTAATGACCCGGGCGCCGGTTACCGATGAGCTGCTGACCCGCTTTCCGGCCACCATTGAGCTGGCCGTGGCCGCCATGCTGATTGCCATTGTGGTGGGGGTTACCATCGGTGTCATTTCCGCGGTAAAACAATATTCATTTTTTGATTATTTTAGTATGGTGGGTGCCTTGCTGGGTGTTTCCATGCCCATCTTCTGGCTGGGCTTGATGCTGATCATCCTGTTTTCCGTCACCCTGGGCTGGCTGCCGGTGTCCGGCCGTATCGCGGTGGGTATGGAACCGGCCACCATCACTCACTTTTATCTGCTGGACAGCCTGTTAACCGGCAATTGGTATGCCTTTAAATCGGCCCTCAGTCATTTAATCCTGCCGGCCGTGGCGCTGGCTTCCTATTCCATGGCCATTATCGCCCGGATGACCCGGTCCGCCATGCTGGAAGTGATCCGCCAGGATTACATCCGCACCGCCCGCTCCAAAGGGCTGGTGGAGACCGTGGTGGTTTTTAAACACGCTCTGCGCAATGCTCTGGTTCCGGTGGTAACGGTGATCGGGCTGCAGATGGGATCTCTGCTGGGCGGCGCGGTGTTGACGGAAACGGTATTTTCCTGGCCGGGCATTGGCAGCTTTGTGGTAAATGCTATTTTAGCCGGTGATTTTCCGGTGGTTCAGGGAGGCGTCATCATGGTGGCCACGGTTTTTGTGGTGGTGAACCTGATTGTGGATGTACTTTATGCCTACCTGGATCCCCGCATTAAATATTCTTAG
- a CDS encoding 2-phosphosulfolactate phosphatase: protein MSRVPLTRKGFDAMRVSVIHTADDIVREHIVNKSVVMFDILRASSTISTALANGCQEVIPVVEVDEALAIASRLPEDTCILGGERSAVKLPGFHLGNSPLEYTPEVVAHKTVILTTTNGTKAIRRAAGEDGVVLIGSLLNYSAVAHKLFAAEQDILLACAGTRGKFSLEDTFAAGLVVAELVQLWYSRHNAAPEESCSPQADPVPIYAEEVPVLPENGLLLEDAAVAALRLAEAYRHKPLRALYDALHGQKLAQMGLSIDLNFCAQLNLYDVVPVYREGKITCL, encoded by the coding sequence ATGTCACGGGTACCGCTAACACGGAAAGGTTTTGATGCCATGAGAGTTTCTGTAATCCACACAGCCGATGATATTGTCAGAGAACACATAGTTAATAAATCGGTTGTCATGTTCGATATCTTAAGAGCCAGCAGCACAATTTCGACAGCTTTGGCCAATGGCTGCCAAGAAGTCATTCCGGTGGTTGAAGTGGATGAGGCACTGGCAATCGCCAGCAGGCTGCCGGAAGACACCTGTATCCTGGGCGGGGAGAGAAGTGCCGTAAAGTTACCGGGATTTCATCTGGGCAACTCTCCCCTGGAATATACTCCGGAAGTGGTGGCCCATAAAACCGTTATTTTAACCACCACCAACGGTACCAAAGCCATCCGCCGGGCAGCCGGGGAAGACGGCGTGGTTTTGATCGGCAGCCTGTTGAACTATTCCGCCGTGGCCCATAAATTATTTGCAGCAGAGCAGGATATCCTTCTGGCCTGTGCCGGAACCCGGGGAAAATTTTCTTTGGAGGACACCTTTGCCGCCGGTCTGGTGGTGGCCGAACTGGTTCAGCTCTGGTATAGCCGGCATAATGCCGCCCCGGAGGAATCCTGCAGCCCGCAGGCTGATCCGGTTCCCATCTATGCCGAGGAAGTTCCGGTGCTACCCGAGAACGGCCTGCTGCTGGAGGATGCCGCCGTAGCCGCCCTGCGCCTGGCAGAAGCCTACCGCCATAAGCCTTTAAGAGCTTTATACGATGCACTGCACGGCCAAAAATTAGCCCAGATGGGCCTTTCCATTGATTTAAACTTTTGTGCCCAGCTTAATCTTTATGACGTAGTTCCCGTCTACCGGGAAGGAAAAATCACCTGCTTATAA
- a CDS encoding ABC transporter substrate-binding protein: protein MRKKNFLFAFMILLLAFSVVGCGGGDKEGAADNAKPKVFVFGQGADPRGLDPAFVDDGESAIPIVNIYDTLVRYKEGSTEIEPALATEWSSSPDGKEWTFKLRQGVKFHDGTPFNADAVVFSVSRQLPPNRTDAMPYASFTFGPVQKVEKVDDYTVKFILNEPYAPFLANLAMALAAPIVSPAAVEKYGDDFIEHPVGTGPFKFIEWKKGQQIVLEANKEYWDGAPKLDKLVFRIIKENSVRAAELKTGSIQGMNGVDPNDVKMLEEAGLKVIKNPGMNINYLAFFCNNKPFNDPKLRQAVSHAINRENLINFLYQGLAELPNGVLPSFMPGYDKSLAPYEYNPEKAKQLLAEAGYPNGLKVTLLTYSVVRPYNPVGGDKLAAAIQADLRKVGIEVEIKTYPWKEFKEIYTPEIVKDGDFMLYGWIGDNGDPDNFLSLLETKEIKTTLNTAKYSNAKVDELLVKGRTALTMEERNAAYSELQKIVQEEAPWVFLGHSKDMAAIGKNVEGFDLHPVGVIFFHNADLK from the coding sequence GTGCGCAAGAAAAATTTCCTATTTGCGTTTATGATCCTGTTATTAGCCTTCTCAGTGGTTGGCTGTGGCGGCGGCGATAAGGAAGGAGCCGCAGACAATGCCAAACCAAAGGTCTTTGTGTTTGGTCAGGGAGCGGACCCCCGGGGATTAGATCCTGCTTTTGTGGATGACGGCGAATCGGCCATCCCTATTGTGAATATTTATGATACGCTTGTTCGTTACAAAGAAGGCAGTACGGAGATTGAGCCGGCGCTGGCCACCGAATGGTCCTCTTCCCCGGACGGCAAAGAGTGGACCTTCAAACTGCGCCAGGGCGTTAAATTCCACGACGGAACACCCTTTAACGCTGATGCTGTAGTGTTCAGCGTATCCCGGCAGTTGCCTCCCAATCGCACGGATGCTATGCCTTATGCCTCCTTCACCTTTGGCCCGGTGCAAAAGGTAGAGAAGGTTGACGACTATACCGTAAAATTCATTCTCAACGAGCCCTACGCTCCGTTCCTGGCCAATCTGGCCATGGCGCTGGCCGCGCCCATTGTCAGCCCTGCGGCTGTGGAAAAATACGGTGATGATTTTATTGAACATCCCGTAGGCACCGGCCCCTTCAAATTTATTGAATGGAAAAAGGGCCAGCAAATTGTTTTGGAAGCCAACAAAGAATACTGGGACGGCGCGCCCAAACTAGATAAACTGGTCTTCCGCATCATTAAAGAAAACTCCGTCCGGGCGGCCGAGTTGAAGACCGGATCCATCCAAGGGATGAACGGTGTGGACCCCAATGATGTGAAGATGCTGGAAGAAGCCGGCCTGAAGGTAATTAAAAACCCCGGCATGAACATTAACTATCTGGCTTTCTTCTGTAATAACAAACCTTTTAATGATCCCAAGCTGCGCCAGGCGGTAAGTCACGCCATTAACCGTGAAAACCTGATCAATTTCCTGTACCAGGGCCTGGCTGAACTGCCCAACGGGGTTCTGCCGAGCTTCATGCCCGGCTATGACAAAAGCCTGGCTCCTTATGAATACAACCCGGAAAAGGCCAAACAATTGCTGGCCGAAGCCGGATACCCCAACGGCTTAAAAGTTACTTTGCTAACTTATTCCGTTGTTCGCCCCTACAATCCGGTGGGCGGGGATAAACTGGCCGCCGCCATTCAGGCGGACCTGCGCAAGGTAGGCATTGAGGTTGAGATTAAGACCTATCCCTGGAAGGAATTTAAAGAAATCTATACTCCGGAAATTGTTAAAGACGGGGACTTCATGCTTTATGGCTGGATCGGCGATAACGGCGATCCGGATAACTTCCTGTCCCTGCTGGAAACCAAAGAAATTAAGACCACTTTGAATACCGCCAAATACTCCAATGCCAAAGTGGACGAACTGCTGGTAAAGGGCCGCACTGCCCTGACCATGGAAGAGCGGAATGCTGCCTACAGCGAGCTGCAAAAGATTGTTCAAGAGGAAGCGCCCTGGGTCTTCCTGGGTCACAGCAAGGATATGGCGGCCATCGGCAAGAATGTTGAAGGCTTTGACCTGCACCCGGTGGGAGTTATCTTCTTCCATAATGCAGATCTGAAGTAA